From the genome of Metabacillus dongyingensis:
ACTACAAACAAAGAGGAGTGCGTTCGAGCTAAAGATGAGTTTATAGCATTGATGAGGGAATGTGGAAATCGTGGAATAAGTTCTCGTATTTCTTTTGATTTATCTCATATAGGTTTATCTGTTGATCCTGAACTTGCCTATCAAAACTTACTAGAGATGGCAAAAGAAGCACAATTTTATAATCTTTCTCTTATGATTAGTATGGAGGAATCGGCTAAAACGGATCAGATACTTTATTTATACAAAAGAGTTGTTGTCGAATATCCTAACGTTGGGGTTACACTTCAAGCTCAACTTCATCGAACACTTGATGACCTTAATGAATTGCTTAATTATCCTGGGGCAATTCGTATTGTTAAAGGAGCATATCAAGAACCATCAGATATTTGTATCCCTCGTTCAGATGAGTTGGACCAACGTTATTTAGAATTAGTGGATTTATGTGTTAAGGCTGGCCATCAGGTTTCAATTGCTTCTCACGATGAAGCTATGTATAAACAGATTATGGAGCGTGGTTATTTACAAAATCCGTATGTGGAAGCAGAAATGTTATACGGAATTCGTCCTGAACTTTGTAAACAACTTAAAGACAAGGGGTTACCTGTTCGGGTTTATTTAACATATGGTATGGAGTGGTATCTATATCTTACTCATAGAATAGCAGAATATCCACCAAACATTTATGTTGCAATTACGGATATGATTCGTGGAGAAGGAAACTCTTCTCAATTTTACTAAATTAGAATGTGAAAAAATCTAATTGAACTAAAGGGTGCTTTACTTCAATAACGATCTTCAACAATCGGGGGCGTTTGTGTAGTAAGATGTACTGCTGAGAGAACGGGGGATAATATGAAAAAAATATTTCTTACTGCTTTATTATTGTTGATTTTGACTGGATGCAGCAATGAATTTATAAACCTTACCGGAGAAAGTAAGAATTGGACTGGAAAATACTCAGCGAATATCGATGGTAATGATGAGGACGGTAGTTACGAGTTTCATTTTAAGAATGGAGATGGCAACACTCAATTTCAGTTGCTTGAAGTAATCATAAACGATGGAAGTACAACAAAGTCAGAAGAAAATTTCAAAGGTGCTACAATTAATATTTCATCTAATTGCAAAGGATGTTATGTAACGAAAAAAGATGAAAAACAGAAGGTTACCATTAGATGGGACGATAAAAATGAGGAAACATTTTATTTAAAAAACAGTAAAGCTGAGTAGGGAATTGAGAAATTAATTACTTAACAATCGGGGGCGATTGCAGCAGAGTGTGATCGCTCTTATTCAAGCAAGCCCAAGAACTAATGAAAAAATATAATCTTAAAGAGGATAAATAATTTTAATCTAATCTAATTTAGATGATCCACTGCATTATTGAAAAAGTTTAATTTTATAAACGGGGGGGGGGGGGAATCACCAAATTGGGTAATTGCTCTTTATTTCTTGTATTGTTGAATAAGTACGTATGTAATCCGTTCCTTTCGTCCATAATCAAAATAAGATTAATTGGCTTATAGTGTAGGAGTGTGAATATATGCTATTAACTGAAGTCTGGGAAAAATACCAGCTAGATAAGAAGATTGAAGCTTATTCAGTACTTACAATTAAGACTTAATGTTTTCAATTCAATTTGCTATTACGTTATTTTGGAAATGTTGATATGAATGATATAACCACAAATAAACTGAAATTTTATCTCATCGATAAAGGAAATTATTTAAAGCCTTCCAGTCTTGGACATAGAGTACGATGCATACGATCTTTATTCAGGTGGACGTATGAAGAAGGGATTATCAAGAAGAATCCGGCAGCCAAATTAAAAGAACCGAAATTGGGTAAAAGGATTCCGAAGTTCCTTACTGAAATAGAGATTGAGCAATTGCGTGAATTCAACCGGCTACAGGATTGGAGAAGTTGTAAAACTTAACAGAGATGACATTAACTTTCTCTATAAACTCTGTCATTGTCCAAGGCAAAAGAGATAAAGAAAGAGAAGTTTACTTTAATACACGATGTGCACTATGGCTGAAAAGATACTTGGAGGAAAGAGGAGATGAAGAAAAGCTTATTCGTTACAGGAAGGCGTCCTAACAGAAGAATGAGC
Proteins encoded in this window:
- a CDS encoding proline dehydrogenase family protein, producing the protein MELLLIEKQFADALKSVARNLEIKEYIQQSSELYPLFQSAAKRFVTGESREDGLSIGDLLINKGYRISLESIGENTTNKEECVRAKDEFIALMRECGNRGISSRISFDLSHIGLSVDPELAYQNLLEMAKEAQFYNLSLMISMEESAKTDQILYLYKRVVVEYPNVGVTLQAQLHRTLDDLNELLNYPGAIRIVKGAYQEPSDICIPRSDELDQRYLELVDLCVKAGHQVSIASHDEAMYKQIMERGYLQNPYVEAEMLYGIRPELCKQLKDKGLPVRVYLTYGMEWYLYLTHRIAEYPPNIYVAITDMIRGEGNSSQFY
- a CDS encoding lipoprotein, with product MKKIFLTALLLLILTGCSNEFINLTGESKNWTGKYSANIDGNDEDGSYEFHFKNGDGNTQFQLLEVIINDGSTTKSEENFKGATINISSNCKGCYVTKKDEKQKVTIRWDDKNEETFYLKNSKAE